Proteins found in one Zea mays cultivar B73 chromosome 1, Zm-B73-REFERENCE-NAM-5.0, whole genome shotgun sequence genomic segment:
- the LOC100273083 gene encoding Hexose carrier protein HEX6-like: MAAGGGDGRQYGGRITVFVVLSCVTAALGGAIFGYDLGTSGGVSSMGSFLEEFFPDVYRRMKGDVRVSNYCKFDSQLLTLFTSSLYIAGLLTAMLLSSWFTARRGRRPSMVIGGAAFLAGAAVSGGAVNVYMAILGRALLGVGLGFANQAVLLYLSEMAPARYRGAFSNGFQLSLCLGSLAANIINYGAEKITGGWGWRLSLGLAGVPAALFTLGAYFLPETPNSLVQQGEDRGRVRALLQKIRGADDTAAVDEELDDIVAANDAARGGGDSGLRLILSRPRYRPQLAIAVLMPAFTQLNGINAIGFYAPVLLRTVGMGESLALLSTVVTVVVYTASTVVFMFVIDRFGRRTLMIAGSLQMLVSELLIGAVMAAKLGDEGGMARGYAAALFVLIGVYVAGYSWSWGPMTWLVPTEVFPLEIRSAGQSITVASGFVFTIFIAQGFLAMLCRMRAWLFFFFAGCIVVMTAFVYLLLPETKGMPIEQIGKVWREHWFWGRVVGLDGTNDKV; encoded by the exons ATGGCTGCCGGTGGCGGCGATGGACGTCAGTACGGCGGCAGGATCACCGTGTTCGTGGTGCTGTCCTGCGTCACCGCGGCCTTGGGTGGCGCCATCTTCGGCTACGACCTCGGAACCTCCG GTGGCGTGTCGTCCATGGGGTCATTCCTGGAGGAGTTCTTCCCGGACGTGTACCGCCGGATGAAGGGCGACGTGCGCGTCAGCAACTACTGCAAGTTCGACAGCCAGCTCCTGACGCTCTTCACGTCGTCGCTCTACATCGCCGGCCTGCTCACCGCGATGCTCCTCTCGTCGTGGTTCACGGCGAGGCGCGGGCGCCGCCCGTCCATGGTCATCGGCGGGGCCGCGTTCCTCGCCGGTGCTGCGGTCAGCGGCGGCGCCGTCAACGTGTACATGGCCATCTTGGGCAGGGCACTCCTCGGGGTGGGCCTCGGGTTCGCGAATCAG GCTGTGCTTTTGTACCTGTCCGAAATGGCCCCTGCACGATACAGAGGAGCATTCAGCAACGGCTTCCAGCTCAGCCTGTGCCTCGGGTCCCTCGCCGCGAACATCATCAACTACGGCGCGGAGAAGATCACCGGCGGCTGGGGCTGGAGGCTCTCGCTGGGCCTAGCCGGCGTGCCCGCCGCGCTCTTCACGCTGGGCGCCTACTTCCTGCCGGAGACGCCCAACAGCCTCGTGCAGCAGGGCGAGGACCGTGGCAGGGTGCGAGCGCTGCTGCAGAAGATCAGAGGCGCGGACGACACCGCCGCCGTCGACGAGGAGCTGGACGACATCGTCGCGGCGAACGACGCGGCACGAGGCGGCGGCGACAGTGGCCTGCGGCTCATCCTTTCGCGGCCGAGGTACCGGCCGCAGCTGGCGATCGCCGTCCTGATGCCGGCGTTCACGCAGCTTAACGGGATCAACGCCATCGGGTTCTACGCGCCGGTGCTGCTCCGCACGGTTGGCATGGGCGAGAGCCTGGCGCTGCTCTCCACGGTCGTCACGGTGGTCGTCTACACGGCGTCGACGGTCGTGTTCATGTTCGTCATCGACCGGTTCGGCCGCCGCACGCTGATGATCGCCGGCAGCCTCCAGATGCTGGTCTCCGAGCTCCTGATCGGCGCCGTCATGGCGGCCAAGCTGGGCGACGAGGGTGGGATGGCACGCGGCTACGCGGCGGCGCTCTTCGTCCTCATCGGCGTTTACGTGGCGGGGTACAGCTGGTCGTGGGGCCCCATGACGTGGCTGGTGCCCACCGAGGTGTTCCCGCTGGAGATCCGGTCGGCAGGGCAGAGCATCACGGTGGCGTCCGGGTTCGTGTTCACCATCTTCATCGCGCAGGGGTTCCTCGCCATGCTGTGCCGGATGAGGGCCtggctcttcttcttctttgctgGCTGCATCGTCGTGATGACGGCCTTCGTGTACCTGTTATTGCCGGAGACGAAGGGTATGCCCATCGAACAGATTGGGAAGGTGTGGCGGGAACACTGGTTCTGGGGAAGGGTCGTAGGGTTAGATGGAACAAATGACAAGGTGTGA